The following are from one region of the Corynebacterium hindlerae genome:
- a CDS encoding DUF1846 domain-containing protein: MTAQKVGFDRDKYIAMQSHHIKERRDQIGGKLYLEMGGKLFDDMHASRVLPGFTPDNKIVMLEQLKDELEILVCLNAKDLQRHKVRADFGITYEEDVLRLIDGFREQGFLVEHVVMTQMEDDNIQATTFRERLERLGLKVAIHRTIAGYPSNTKLVVSEEGLGRNEYSETTRDLVVVTAPGPGSGKLATCLSQMYHEHQRGIQTGYAKFETFPIWNIPLNHPVNEAYEAATVDLDDKNIIDPFHLTAYGETTVNYNRDVEVFPLLKVLLEKIAGSSPYQSPTDMGVNMAGHCISDDEVCQEAGRQEIIRRYYKELVAEARAELDPIGSERVAMIMGRLGIETSERSVIAPALELAAQTEAPAAALQLHDGRIVVGKTSPLLGCSAAVVLNALKLLAGIDSEVHLLSPESIEPIQTLKTKHLGSRNPRLHTDEVLIALSTSASTDDNARLALERLQELRGCDIHTTTILGSVDEGIFRNLGVLVTSEPKFAKKSLFRK, from the coding sequence ATGACTGCACAGAAAGTCGGATTTGACCGCGACAAATACATCGCGATGCAATCGCACCACATTAAAGAGCGGCGCGACCAAATCGGTGGGAAGCTGTACCTGGAAATGGGTGGCAAGCTATTTGATGATATGCACGCCTCCCGCGTTCTCCCCGGGTTCACCCCTGATAACAAGATCGTCATGCTGGAACAGCTCAAAGATGAGCTGGAAATCCTCGTCTGCCTCAATGCCAAAGATCTGCAGCGCCACAAGGTGCGCGCGGACTTTGGCATCACTTATGAAGAGGATGTGCTCCGCCTGATCGATGGCTTCCGGGAACAGGGCTTTCTGGTCGAACATGTGGTGATGACGCAGATGGAGGACGACAACATCCAGGCCACCACGTTCCGGGAGCGTCTGGAGCGCCTCGGCCTTAAAGTGGCCATCCACCGCACGATCGCGGGCTATCCTTCCAACACCAAACTGGTGGTCTCCGAGGAGGGGCTGGGCCGCAACGAATACTCCGAAACCACGCGTGACCTGGTGGTTGTTACCGCGCCGGGCCCTGGCTCCGGCAAGCTGGCCACGTGTCTTTCGCAGATGTACCACGAGCACCAGCGGGGTATCCAGACCGGATACGCCAAGTTCGAGACCTTCCCGATCTGGAACATCCCGCTGAACCACCCGGTGAACGAGGCCTACGAGGCTGCGACGGTGGACCTGGACGATAAGAACATCATCGACCCCTTCCACCTCACTGCCTACGGCGAAACTACGGTCAACTACAACCGCGACGTAGAAGTGTTCCCGCTGCTCAAGGTGCTGTTGGAGAAGATCGCCGGATCCTCCCCGTACCAGTCCCCAACCGACATGGGCGTGAACATGGCCGGCCACTGCATCTCCGACGACGAGGTGTGCCAAGAAGCCGGCCGCCAAGAAATCATCCGCCGCTACTATAAGGAACTCGTTGCCGAGGCCCGCGCGGAGCTCGATCCGATCGGTTCCGAGCGCGTCGCCATGATCATGGGCCGCCTGGGCATCGAAACCTCTGAGCGCTCCGTCATCGCCCCAGCTCTCGAGCTTGCTGCCCAGACCGAAGCGCCGGCCGCCGCCCTGCAGCTTCACGACGGCCGCATCGTGGTAGGCAAGACCTCTCCTCTGCTGGGCTGCTCCGCCGCCGTCGTGCTGAACGCGCTGAAGCTGCTCGCCGGAATCGACTCCGAAGTGCACCTGCTGTCCCCTGAGTCCATCGAACCAATCCAGACGCTCAAGACCAAGCATCTCGGCTCCCGCAACCCGCGTCTGCACACCGACGAAGTGCTCATCGCGCTGTCCACCTCGGCATCCACCGACGACAACGCGCGCTTGGCTTTGGAGAGACTGCAGGAGCTGCGCGGCTGCGACATCCACACCACCACGATCCTCGGATCCGTGGACGAAGGCATCT